The following coding sequences are from one Onychostoma macrolepis isolate SWU-2019 chromosome 24, ASM1243209v1, whole genome shotgun sequence window:
- the LOC131533592 gene encoding C-C chemokine receptor type 1-like, producing the protein METPNTTPDIYEDYSPMSSGTGQCNTIAINNFCQHFLPPFYYVIFIASILGNGVVLLVLYKFEKLNTVTNIFLINLVASNVIVTLTLPFQAVHHSDQWIFGEALCKLVNGAEYLGFYSSILFLTLMTFDRYLAVVHCVVANKRRRSCYAVVLSAVVWIISVLASLQPFIHFTVEEYPMEGWVCEDSSDAQWEVFSLYKQFVLFFIVPLIVFVYCYFRITLTVLATRMVGKHRTVWLIFIIVLMFFVFWSPYNIIMMINEHQDPTQCNSSLLYAQYVTNNIARLYFCINPVFYTFLGRKFQNHVRGVLVSQVPCLSDRISISASSRTLA; encoded by the coding sequence ATGGAAACGCCCAACACAACGCCAGACATTTATGAAGACTACTCGCCGATGAGCAGCGGAACTGGTCAGTGCAACACCATCGCCATCAACAATTTCTGCCAACATTTTCTTCCACCCTTCTACTACGTCATCTTCATCGCCAGCATACTGGGCAACGGAGTGGTTCTGCTCGTCCTCTACAAGTTCGAGAAGCTTAATACGGTCACAAATATATTCCTCATCAACCTGGTGGCCTCCAATGTCATCGTCACCCTCACGCTCCCGTTTCAAGCCGTTCATCATTCGGACCAGTGGATCTTCGGAGAAGCTCTTTGTAAGCTGGTGAATGGTGCCGAATATCTGGGCTTCTACAGCTCCATCCTCTTCCTCACCCTCATGACCTTCGATCGCTATCTGGCCGTGGTGCACTGCGTGGTCGCCAACAAACGACGCAGAAGCTGCTACGCCGTTGTACTGTCTGCAGTCGTCTGGATCATTAGTGTCCTCGCCAGCCTCCAACCCTTCATCCATTTCACCGTTGAAGAGTATCCGATGGAAGGATGGGTGTGTGAAGACTCCAGCGATGCTCAGTGGGAAGTCTTCAGTCTCTATAAgcagtttgtgttgttttttattgtCCCGTTGATTGTATTCGTCTACTGCTACTTCCGGATAACCCTGACCGTCCTGGCCACGCGGATGGTAGGCAAACATCGCACCGTGTGGCTAATTTTCATCATCGTTCTGATGTTTTTTGTATTCTGGAGCCCGTATAACATCATCATGATGATAAATGAGCATCAGGATCCGACACAGTGTAATAGCAGCCTTCTGTATGCACAGTACGTCACCAATAACATCGCACGCTTGTATTTCTGCATTAACCCTGTGTTTTACACTTTTCTGGGAAGGAAGTTTCAGAATCATGTACGAGGAGTGTTAGTGAGCCAGGTCCCGTGTTTATCGGATCGGATCAGCATCAGCGCAAGCAGCAGAACACTAGCATAA